The segment TAATATTCTCCTTAAACCTTTGAATGGAGCTTGAGTCTCCTTTAGTAACTTTTTTTTTAATTCAGGGTCAATTTTTGACATTAATTCTTTAAAATATAAAATTAAGTCTATATGAAAAAACTAAAATTTAATATCGCCGACATAGTCGGTGGAACAGCAACTATTTCGTAAACATTAAGTCATTTGTTTAATTCAAATTATCGGCATTTATCTAAAATAAGACAAACTTTTATATGTGGAAAATTAATTTCAAATTGTTTTTAAAATTACTTATATTTTTTCCATTAATTTTCTACTTTGGTAAAAGAAGTTACTTAGCTTATGATGAGGGATTCTATGCTTTACAGGCTAGATGGATATTGGAAAAAGGAAATTGGACAATTCCATTATGGTGGGGAGATTTTAATTTAGATAGAACAATAGGTATACAATTTCTAATTGCCAAATCACAAGAAATATTTGGGGAAAATTTATTTGCAGCCTATTTACCAACAACTATTTCATCAATAGTGATGTTAATAATAACCCATAAATTACATGAAGAATTAATAGGTAAAAAGTTTGCAATCGCATCACCACTTATTCTTTCAACAACTTTTTTGTGGTTTGATTATTCTCACTTAGCTACTCAAGATTTAATATACAGTTGCTTAGTGACTATTGGAATATTCTCCATTGTAAAAACAAACAGTAAAAAAGAATTAGTTTACATATCTCTTTTTGGAATTTGGATAGGTTTAGCTTTTATGATGAAGACTTTTCTAGTAGCGGTACCAATTACATCATTATTACCCTATCTGATTAAAAAAAAATATATTTTTACTTCAAAATATTTTTGGCTTGGATTAATAATTGGTTTTATTCCATTCATTGTATGGTCAACATCAATAAATACATTTCTTGATAAAAATATTATTTTTCACCTTTTAGATAAATTTAATAATTTATCTGAAGAAAATACTTTTACAAATCCTTTTTACTATTATTTGTGGAACATACCAGTCACTTTTCTTCCATGGAGCATATTTTCCATTATTGGATTAGTTCATGGTTTAAAAAGCAAAAATTCACAAGGTTTTATTTTATTTTACTTCCCCTTAATTCTAATAATTTTGATAAGTAGTTTTTCTACAAAAACGCCATACTATCCTTTACAAATCTCTTCTATACTATCCTTAAATGCATTTATAGGTATCAAGTATTTAATAGAAGAAAAAAGATTTAAATTTCTATTTATTTTTATATCGTCAAGAGTAATTCCATTATTAGTGGTAACGATAATTTTTATATATTTCCTCTTTCTCAAAGCTACGATAAATTTTAATCTCAGAGAAAATACATTTTTAATAAGTGGATTAATACTATTCGCATTGGCTTGGAGTTTTATCAAAAAAAGTCAACACTCCTCAAAAATGATTTCTATATTAATTATTGGACCCTATTTAATGACATCATGTTTTTTGCAATCAGGTCTTTTTACAGACCGATCAAGAGAAATTAGAGAAACTATGGAGAATATCTCCTCTTTGAAAACATCCAATAATCGAATAATTAAAGTTGATAAAAGCAGCATTATAAATACTACAACACACTCAAAAATTATTAGAATTGCTCTCTTAACACCTAATTTAGGCGAAGGGATCGATAATATCAAAACTTTAAAATCCTCAGAACTAGCTTGGTCCATCTTTCCAAAAGAAGATCAAACAAAAGATACCTCCATTAAAATTATTTATGAAAATGAAGTTATATTTCCTTGGAAATTAATCAAAAAAATCTAATAGGTTAATATTAATTACGGTTAAATTTTCAAAAAATGAAATCAGTAAATACTTGGAATTTAACAAACAATAAACTCCACCAATTATTTAAAGATGATAAAGAATTTATTTCTCTTAAAGTAAGAGGTAATACTTGGGAACCAATTACAAGATGGCTTAGATTAGATTCCAGAATATTTAGGGAAACAACAAATACAGCAAGAATTACTTTATGTGATGTTGAATCATTAGCAGAAATCTATAATTACAGATCTATCAGATGGAAAGCAAAAAAATTAACTCCAATACAAACCAAATTATTTCCCCAGTCTATAAAAAATACTTTGCGAAAGTTACCAATAATTAAGCATCTTGCATTTGAAATAGAAATCACATTTTATAAATATCATGAAAATTTAAATGATCATTTGATTTCAATACTTATCCCTGCAAGAAATGAAGAAGGTAATAGAAAACTTTTAATCAAAGCACTAAATAAATTTAAAAAAATACCAAATAAAATCGAAATAATATTTGTAGAGGGAAATAGTAAAGATAATACTTTTCAAATGTTGGAGGATCTTACTAAAGACTTCTCAAAAAACTATAAAATATCTCTTTTAAAACAAACTTCGAAGGGAAAGAAAAACGCAGTTGTTGAAGGATTTAATATATCAACTGGAGATACTCTAGCAATTATTGATTCTGACTTAACCGTTGATATTGACGATAGTATTGATGCTATTATGGAATCCACAAAAAATGAAAATATACTAATAAATTGCTCTAGGACAACTTTCCCAATGGAAAAAGATGCCATGAGATGGTCAAATTATATTGGTAATAGATGTTTTGCAATATTTTTATCAATTTTAATTAACAAGCCTATATCTGATTCGCTGTGTGGAACAAAAGTTTTCTCAAGGAAGTTTTTTAATTTGATGAAAAAAAATGGTAGTTGGGAATCAAAGTCAGATCCTTTTGGCGATTTTACAATAATCTTTGAAGCGGCCAATAATAATATTAAAATCTTAAATTACCCTGTCAGATATTATGCAAGGCGGTCTGGAGCACCAAATATATCAAGATGGATAGATGGTATTAAACTTCTAAATGTTTGTTGGAAATATATGATTTCAGACATCTAACTGAAAATAG is part of the Prochlorococcus marinus subsp. pastoris str. CCMP1986 genome and harbors:
- a CDS encoding glycosyltransferase family 2 protein, yielding MKSVNTWNLTNNKLHQLFKDDKEFISLKVRGNTWEPITRWLRLDSRIFRETTNTARITLCDVESLAEIYNYRSIRWKAKKLTPIQTKLFPQSIKNTLRKLPIIKHLAFEIEITFYKYHENLNDHLISILIPARNEEGNRKLLIKALNKFKKIPNKIEIIFVEGNSKDNTFQMLEDLTKDFSKNYKISLLKQTSKGKKNAVVEGFNISTGDTLAIIDSDLTVDIDDSIDAIMESTKNENILINCSRTTFPMEKDAMRWSNYIGNRCFAIFLSILINKPISDSLCGTKVFSRKFFNLMKKNGSWESKSDPFGDFTIIFEAANNNIKILNYPVRYYARRSGAPNISRWIDGIKLLNVCWKYMISDI
- a CDS encoding ArnT family glycosyltransferase is translated as MWKINFKLFLKLLIFFPLIFYFGKRSYLAYDEGFYALQARWILEKGNWTIPLWWGDFNLDRTIGIQFLIAKSQEIFGENLFAAYLPTTISSIVMLIITHKLHEELIGKKFAIASPLILSTTFLWFDYSHLATQDLIYSCLVTIGIFSIVKTNSKKELVYISLFGIWIGLAFMMKTFLVAVPITSLLPYLIKKKYIFTSKYFWLGLIIGFIPFIVWSTSINTFLDKNIIFHLLDKFNNLSEENTFTNPFYYYLWNIPVTFLPWSIFSIIGLVHGLKSKNSQGFILFYFPLILIILISSFSTKTPYYPLQISSILSLNAFIGIKYLIEEKRFKFLFIFISSRVIPLLVVTIIFIYFLFLKATINFNLRENTFLISGLILFALAWSFIKKSQHSSKMISILIIGPYLMTSCFLQSGLFTDRSREIRETMENISSLKTSNNRIIKVDKSSIINTTTHSKIIRIALLTPNLGEGIDNIKTLKSSELAWSIFPKEDQTKDTSIKIIYENEVIFPWKLIKKI